A stretch of the Coprobacillus cateniformis genome encodes the following:
- a CDS encoding electron transport complex protein RnfA translates to MGLVSLFIGLTFVNNVVLSKFYAVCPLLGVSKKPKNALNMGYAVTFVIFVASIVTYAIYHGVLKPLEITYLDLITFILVIASLVQFVEMFLKKTSPEIYKSMGVYLPLITTNCAVLGVALDNISANYSFIEAAVAGLAVPIGFTIVIYVFATIRERLDIANVPASFKGTPIALITAGIMACALAGIAGLV, encoded by the coding sequence ATGGGATTAGTGAGTTTGTTTATTGGGTTAACATTTGTTAACAATGTTGTATTAAGTAAATTCTATGCTGTTTGTCCATTACTTGGAGTTTCTAAGAAACCAAAGAATGCATTAAATATGGGATATGCGGTAACATTTGTTATTTTTGTTGCATCGATTGTCACATATGCAATTTATCATGGGGTTTTAAAACCATTAGAAATTACTTATTTAGATTTAATTACATTTATTTTGGTTATTGCTTCTCTTGTTCAATTTGTTGAAATGTTTTTGAAGAAAACAAGTCCAGAGATTTATAAGTCTATGGGTGTTTATTTACCATTAATTACAACAAACTGTGCAGTTCTTGGTGTTGCATTAGATAATATCAGTGCTAACTATAGTTTTATTGAAGCAGCTGTTGCTGGTTTGGCAGTTCCTATTGGTTTTACAATTGTTATTTATGTATTTGCAACAATTAGAGAAAGACTTGATATTGCAAATGTTCCTGCAAGTTTTAAAGGAACTCCAATTGCATTAATTACTGCTGGTATTATGGCATGTGCTCTTGCCGGAATCGCAGGTCTTGTTTAA
- a CDS encoding (Fe-S)-binding protein translates to MNISAVLSLVAIGAVLGCILGIANKYLVVEEDHRIADVIEMLPGANCGGCGYPGCSGFANALVEGEATKVSACVVSNQETREKVATYLNETPGPDGKAVSVTI, encoded by the coding sequence ATGAATATTAGTGCTGTTTTATCATTGGTGGCTATTGGAGCAGTTTTAGGATGTATTCTTGGTATTGCAAATAAATATCTAGTTGTTGAAGAAGATCATCGTATAGCTGATGTTATTGAAATGCTTCCAGGTGCTAACTGCGGAGGATGTGGATATCCAGGATGCTCTGGATTTGCAAATGCTCTTGTTGAAGGTGAAGCAACTAAAGTTTCTGCTTGTGTTGTGAGTAATCAAGAAACCAGAGAGAAAGTTGCAACCTATCTGAATGAAACTCCTGGTCCTGATGGAAAAGCTGTTAGTGTAACAATTTAA
- a CDS encoding MarR family winged helix-turn-helix transcriptional regulator gives MYRDPVGHRIKTLNNLMKRAMDKEFGHRPDRATLMHTWIIGFLQDREDAKIDTFQKDIEEEFSINRSTTSEMLKLMCQKGMIQRVAVVHDARLKKIVLTDQSREFNARMSRQMELIHHRLVDGLTDEEIEFYIQISDKLINNIKNVL, from the coding sequence ATGTATAGAGACCCTGTTGGTCATAGGATTAAGACATTAAATAATTTAATGAAACGTGCTATGGATAAAGAATTTGGACATCGTCCAGATCGTGCAACATTGATGCATACTTGGATTATTGGTTTTTTACAAGATAGAGAAGATGCCAAGATAGATACGTTTCAAAAAGATATAGAAGAAGAATTTTCTATAAATCGTTCAACAACTTCAGAAATGTTAAAACTGATGTGTCAAAAAGGGATGATTCAAAGAGTTGCAGTCGTTCATGATGCACGTTTAAAGAAAATCGTTTTAACAGATCAAAGTCGTGAGTTTAATGCTCGTATGTCTCGCCAAATGGAACTCATACATCATCGCTTAGTTGATGGATTAACAGACGAAGAAATTGAATTTTATATTCAGATTTCAGATAAGCTCATCAATAATATAAAGAATGTACTATAA
- the rsxE gene encoding electron transport complex subunit RsxE, producing MKKFDIFKKGLFIENPIFVLLLGLCSALAITTTLTNAIGMGMAVICVLIMSNVIISLLRKIIPNEIRIPVFIVIIATLVKCVQMLMNAYTPALYESLGVFIPLIVVNCIILGRAESFASKNGVIDSLLDAIGMGLGYTFAVVVISFFRELIGSGGLSLYNPFDASQVIFQFEFFKDYSISLFTQPAGAFITLGCILAFIQFLRVRKENKAKKAEVK from the coding sequence ATGAAAAAATTTGATATATTCAAAAAAGGATTATTTATTGAAAATCCAATCTTTGTATTATTGTTAGGTCTATGTTCAGCTCTAGCAATTACTACAACTTTAACAAATGCTATTGGTATGGGAATGGCTGTTATTTGTGTTTTGATTATGAGTAATGTCATTATTTCATTGCTTAGAAAGATAATTCCAAATGAAATTAGGATTCCTGTATTTATTGTTATTATTGCAACATTAGTAAAATGTGTACAAATGTTAATGAATGCCTATACTCCAGCTTTATATGAGTCTTTAGGTGTATTCATTCCATTAATTGTTGTTAACTGTATTATTCTTGGAAGAGCTGAAAGTTTTGCTTCTAAGAATGGTGTTATTGATTCTTTATTAGATGCTATTGGAATGGGATTAGGATATACATTTGCTGTTGTTGTGATTTCGTTCTTTAGAGAATTAATTGGTTCTGGTGGTTTATCTTTATATAATCCCTTTGATGCAAGCCAAGTGATTTTCCAATTTGAGTTCTTTAAAGATTATTCCATTTCATTATTTACACAACCTGCTGGAGCATTTATTACTTTAGGTTGTATCCTTGCTTTTATTCAATTCTTAAGAGTGAGAAAAGAAAACAAAGCAAAGAAAGCGGAGGTGAAATAG
- the rd gene encoding rubredoxin: MKYVCDVCGYIYDEDLGDPDNGIAAGTKFDKLPDDWVCPLCGVGTDQFSKVEE; encoded by the coding sequence ATGAAATATGTGTGTGATGTCTGTGGTTATATTTATGATGAAGATTTAGGTGATCCAGATAATGGGATTGCTGCTGGAACAAAGTTTGATAAACTTCCAGACGATTGGGTTTGCCCATTATGTGGTGTAGGAACTGATCAATTTTCAAAAGTTGAAGAATAG
- a CDS encoding DEAD/DEAH box helicase, with protein sequence MKFKELKLIEPLQMAIEKLNYTEATPIQEQAIPLLLEGRDLLGCAKTGTGKTAAFALPILQKLYLRDESEKYPRTIKALILAPTRELAMQIDETFQSMNSFVNLKSTVIFGGVRQGSQVTKIERGIDVLIATPGRLSDLYKQGLLDLSHIEYFVLDEADRMLDMGFINDIRRIMKYIPKQRQTMLFSATLPKEIQHLIDEILNNPEKVMVSSGQMTVERIQQSLYYVDKANKAKLLIKLLENPQIYNAIVFVRTKRNANTLCKKLQRAGIEAEAIHGDKSQNARVRALNRFKEDKVRVLVATDIAARGIDVDHLTHVVNFDLPEQAENYVHRIGRTARAGADGTAITFCCFQEKSDLSEVEKFIGEKIPVIENPYYPMEDFSVPVKKVTSQMKKSNQTSKKNNQKQKNQNTQKIIQKQKHSQPKQKKRSFHQNKKTV encoded by the coding sequence ATGAAATTTAAAGAACTAAAGTTAATAGAACCATTACAAATGGCAATTGAAAAATTAAATTATACAGAAGCAACACCAATTCAGGAACAAGCTATACCTTTATTATTAGAGGGAAGAGATTTACTTGGTTGTGCAAAAACTGGTACTGGAAAGACTGCTGCTTTTGCTTTACCTATATTACAGAAATTATATTTAAGAGATGAAAGTGAAAAATATCCAAGAACTATTAAGGCATTGATTTTGGCTCCAACAAGAGAATTAGCAATGCAAATAGATGAAACATTTCAATCTATGAATTCTTTTGTGAATTTGAAATCAACAGTTATTTTTGGTGGTGTTCGTCAAGGTTCACAAGTCACAAAGATTGAAAGGGGAATTGATGTTTTAATAGCAACACCAGGACGTTTGAGTGATTTATATAAACAAGGTTTACTAGATTTAAGTCATATTGAATATTTTGTTTTAGATGAAGCTGATCGTATGTTGGATATGGGATTTATTAATGATATTCGCAGGATTATGAAGTATATACCAAAGCAAAGACAAACGATGTTATTTTCAGCAACATTACCAAAAGAAATTCAGCATTTGATTGATGAAATTTTGAATAATCCTGAAAAGGTTATGGTGAGTTCAGGACAAATGACAGTTGAGAGAATACAACAATCATTATATTATGTTGATAAAGCTAATAAAGCAAAATTATTAATTAAACTTTTGGAGAATCCTCAAATTTATAATGCAATCGTTTTTGTAAGAACAAAAAGAAATGCCAATACATTATGTAAGAAACTTCAAAGAGCAGGAATTGAAGCAGAAGCTATTCATGGGGATAAATCGCAAAATGCTAGGGTCAGAGCTTTAAATCGATTTAAGGAAGATAAAGTACGTGTACTGGTAGCAACTGATATAGCAGCTAGAGGCATTGATGTTGATCATTTAACACATGTTGTTAATTTTGATTTACCAGAGCAAGCTGAGAACTATGTGCATCGTATTGGAAGAACAGCCAGAGCAGGAGCAGATGGAACGGCAATTACATTTTGCTGCTTTCAAGAAAAATCAGATTTATCAGAAGTAGAAAAGTTTATTGGTGAAAAGATTCCAGTTATAGAGAATCCTTATTATCCAATGGAAGACTTTAGTGTTCCTGTTAAAAAAGTAACATCACAGATGAAAAAATCTAATCAAACATCAAAAAAGAATAATCAAAAACAAAAAAATCAAAATACACAAAAGATAATTCAAAAACAAAAGCATAGTCAACCAAAACAGAAGAAACGTTCTTTTCATCAAAACAAGAAAACAGTATAA
- a CDS encoding RnfABCDGE type electron transport complex subunit D, protein MKITLQRTSPNYKQKLSTHRIMRDLAIGLMVIVAYSLYFYYYNYPTNEPLIAAALIYVVSIVVGVATEAVWGLIHKTNVLEQIKNGFPIITSVIFALTLPIGTPLYVVAIGSFVSIFLGKLVFGGFGNNIFNPALVGRVLVHLSFGDKLLPYVNGMAGAQGIVDITSTATPATMLAGTNWMGGADFSYTLMDLLTGTHGGTLGETCIWLILLVGVVLALRRVFDARIPVAYLGTVLILSGVYAIMNGLDLFTYPVMHLCIGGVVFGAIFMATDPVTSPTSPLGKIIYGIGLGFLTMIIRLKANYPEGVLFSILMMNMLTPLIDSFILGRTNTRIVKQWATIGVCLAVSIGCVFGAGYSIQSDIAAKKAKEELAAKKKEEAEKKKAEEEANSYNWKVLEEVDGGYIMETTGYSSDQPMKIEVKVSGDTVKSVKVLESAGETEYYGAEIIHGTAVATPEGKAFYDKFLTGEFKTSDIDGVDTKTGATMTTKGIVNAIKGAIVMSQMEREVKGDTYVYTMSEVGYTESEPMKIKITVDKAKQMVTKIEFLDASGETEYYGAELIHGTAVATPEGKAFYDKYLAKEFGFADIDGVDTKTGATMTTKGIVSAIKKAIAATK, encoded by the coding sequence ATGAAGATTACTTTACAAAGAACATCACCAAACTATAAACAAAAGCTCTCTACACATAGAATTATGAGAGATTTGGCAATTGGTCTTATGGTGATTGTTGCTTACTCATTATATTTTTATTACTATAACTACCCAACTAATGAACCATTAATTGCTGCTGCATTAATTTATGTGGTTTCAATTGTTGTGGGAGTTGCAACTGAAGCTGTATGGGGCTTAATCCATAAAACAAATGTATTAGAACAAATTAAAAATGGTTTTCCTATTATTACATCTGTTATTTTTGCTTTAACATTGCCAATAGGAACACCTTTATATGTTGTTGCAATTGGATCTTTCGTTTCTATTTTCTTAGGAAAATTAGTATTTGGAGGATTTGGAAATAACATTTTTAATCCTGCATTGGTAGGTCGTGTCCTTGTTCATTTATCATTTGGTGATAAGTTATTGCCATATGTGAATGGGATGGCGGGAGCTCAAGGAATTGTTGATATCACATCAACTGCGACTCCTGCAACAATGCTTGCTGGAACAAACTGGATGGGTGGTGCTGACTTTAGCTACACATTGATGGACTTATTGACTGGTACACATGGTGGAACTTTGGGAGAAACATGTATCTGGTTAATCTTACTTGTCGGAGTTGTTTTGGCATTGAGAAGAGTCTTTGATGCTAGAATTCCTGTTGCCTATTTAGGAACAGTACTTATTTTAAGTGGTGTCTATGCAATCATGAATGGTTTGGATTTATTCACTTATCCTGTTATGCATTTATGTATTGGAGGAGTCGTGTTTGGAGCTATTTTCATGGCAACAGATCCAGTCACTTCTCCAACGAGTCCTCTTGGTAAGATTATTTATGGAATTGGACTCGGGTTCTTAACAATGATTATTCGTTTAAAAGCAAATTATCCTGAAGGTGTTTTATTCTCTATTTTAATGATGAATATGTTAACACCATTAATTGATTCATTTATTTTAGGAAGAACAAATACAAGAATTGTTAAGCAATGGGCAACAATTGGCGTTTGTTTGGCAGTGTCTATAGGTTGTGTCTTTGGAGCAGGATATAGTATTCAAAGTGATATTGCAGCTAAAAAAGCAAAAGAAGAATTAGCAGCTAAGAAAAAAGAAGAAGCTGAAAAGAAAAAGGCTGAAGAAGAAGCTAATTCTTATAATTGGAAAGTATTGGAAGAAGTTGATGGCGGATATATTATGGAAACAACAGGATATTCTTCTGATCAACCAATGAAAATTGAAGTGAAAGTTTCTGGTGATACTGTTAAATCAGTAAAGGTTTTAGAATCAGCAGGTGAAACAGAATATTATGGAGCTGAAATTATTCATGGAACTGCAGTGGCAACTCCTGAAGGAAAAGCATTCTATGATAAGTTCTTAACTGGTGAGTTTAAGACAAGTGATATTGATGGCGTTGATACAAAGACTGGTGCAACAATGACAACAAAAGGTATTGTGAATGCGATTAAAGGTGCTATTGTTATGTCACAAATGGAACGTGAAGTCAAAGGTGATACTTATGTTTATACAATGAGTGAAGTAGGATATACAGAGTCAGAACCTATGAAAATAAAAATTACTGTTGATAAAGCAAAACAAATGGTAACAAAAATTGAATTTTTAGATGCATCTGGTGAAACAGAATACTATGGAGCTGAATTAATTCATGGTACAGCTGTAGCAACTCCAGAAGGAAAAGCATTCTATGATAAGTATCTTGCAAAAGAATTTGGATTTGCTGATATCGATGGTGTTGATACAAAAACTGGTGCAACAATGACAACGAAAGGAATTGTTTCTGCAATTAAAAAAGCAATTGCAGCAACAAAATAA
- a CDS encoding FprA family A-type flavoprotein gives MKITDSLVYVGVEDKTLDLFEGQYPIPNGVTYNSYVILDDKIAIMDTVDKRGQDIWLKNIEAVLKDKIPDYLVVSHMEPDHGASIQILSEKYPSMKIVGNVKTFTMMEQFFHTDFIQQKMIVKEGDTLCLGKHNLQFIMAPMVHWPEVMMSYEQHEKTLFSADAFGTFGSFDQELWEEEARRYYLNIVGKYGLQVQNVLKKAKMLDIQMICPLHGPVLNNHLDEYIHHYCLWSQYQPEESGVLIAYASIHGNTKDAVMYLAHLLEMQGETVVMHDLCRTDVSYVVADAFRYDRLILASSSYDGGVFCPMETLLHHLKSKNFQNRDIALIENGTWAPSAIKAMNEILEPMKNIHIMEPTVTIRSTLSEKNKAEFQILIKSIMEGGCKDEICV, from the coding sequence GTGAAAATAACAGATTCTTTAGTATATGTAGGTGTTGAAGACAAAACTCTTGATTTGTTTGAAGGACAATATCCTATACCCAATGGAGTGACTTATAATTCGTATGTTATTTTAGATGATAAAATAGCAATCATGGATACTGTTGATAAAAGAGGTCAAGATATATGGTTGAAAAATATAGAAGCGGTTTTAAAGGATAAGATTCCAGATTATTTAGTTGTTTCTCATATGGAACCTGATCATGGAGCTAGTATTCAGATTTTATCTGAGAAATATCCAAGTATGAAAATAGTCGGAAATGTGAAGACTTTTACAATGATGGAACAATTCTTTCATACCGATTTTATTCAACAGAAAATGATTGTTAAAGAAGGCGATACACTCTGTCTTGGAAAACATAATTTACAATTTATAATGGCACCTATGGTGCATTGGCCAGAAGTCATGATGTCTTATGAACAACATGAAAAAACCCTTTTTTCAGCTGATGCATTTGGAACATTTGGCTCTTTTGATCAGGAATTATGGGAAGAGGAAGCAAGACGTTATTATCTTAATATTGTTGGCAAATATGGCTTGCAAGTTCAGAATGTACTTAAGAAAGCAAAAATGTTAGATATTCAAATGATTTGTCCATTACATGGACCAGTATTAAATAATCATTTAGATGAATACATACATCATTATTGTTTATGGAGTCAATATCAACCAGAAGAAAGTGGTGTATTGATTGCTTATGCATCTATTCATGGTAACACAAAAGATGCTGTGATGTATCTTGCTCATCTTTTGGAAATGCAGGGAGAAACAGTCGTTATGCATGATTTATGTCGTACAGATGTGTCTTATGTTGTTGCAGATGCTTTTCGATATGATCGGCTTATCTTAGCAAGTTCGTCTTATGATGGTGGCGTTTTCTGTCCTATGGAAACATTGTTACATCATTTGAAGAGTAAGAATTTCCAAAATAGAGATATTGCGTTAATTGAAAATGGAACTTGGGCTCCAAGTGCTATCAAAGCAATGAACGAAATTTTGGAACCAATGAAGAATATTCATATTATGGAACCAACTGTTACAATTCGCTCTACATTGAGTGAAAAAAACAAAGCAGAGTTTCAAATATTAATCAAGTCAATTATGGAAGGAGGGTGTAAGGATGAAATATGTGTGTGA
- a CDS encoding ABC transporter ATP-binding protein, which yields MVKTLMKQIKEYKKDSLLTMFYAIVEVILEIMIPLLMAGLIDQGIEAQNMSAITRYGIMMFVIALCTLSLGFLAGKFAARASTGFAANLRDAMYTNIQTFSFSNIDKYSTAGLVTRLTTDVTNVQVAYQMIIRMCIRAPMSLMSALAMAMIINFKLSLIFVAAIVFLVLVLGMIMYKAMRYFNQVFPKYDDLNESVQENVVGIRVVKSFVREKHENEKFKKAAQSIYKMFVKAESVLAFNNPAMMVSVYSCILLLSWLGAKSVVGGTLTTGQLTSLFSYTMNILMSLMMLSMAFVMITMSIASARRIAEVINEQSDLVSPDKALMEVKDGSIDFNLVNFSYKHGDGEPVLRDVNLHIASGETIGIIGGTGSAKSSLVNLISRLYDVESGSVCVGGHDVRHYDLEVLRDEVAVVLQNNVLFSGTILQNLRWGNENATLEECQEACRLACADEFVQRFEDSYNTYIEQGGTNVSGGQKQRLCIARALLKKPKILILDDSTSAVDTATDASIQQSFEERIPDTTKIIISQRISSVQNADRIIVLNDGVVDGFDTHEKLLKTNAIYQTIHETQTKGKEEA from the coding sequence ATGGTTAAGACCTTAATGAAGCAAATTAAAGAATATAAGAAAGATTCTTTATTAACAATGTTTTATGCCATTGTAGAAGTTATTTTAGAAATTATGATTCCATTATTAATGGCTGGTCTTATTGATCAAGGAATAGAAGCTCAGAATATGAGTGCTATTACCAGATATGGAATTATGATGTTTGTGATTGCCTTGTGTACATTGTCATTAGGTTTCTTAGCGGGGAAATTTGCTGCTCGTGCTTCTACAGGATTTGCAGCTAATTTAAGAGATGCTATGTATACCAATATCCAAACATTTTCTTTCTCTAATATTGATAAATACAGCACAGCAGGATTAGTCACAAGACTGACAACTGATGTGACAAATGTACAAGTTGCCTATCAGATGATTATACGTATGTGTATCCGAGCACCTATGAGTTTAATGAGTGCTTTAGCAATGGCAATGATCATTAATTTTAAGTTAAGTCTTATTTTTGTGGCAGCAATTGTCTTTTTGGTATTGGTGTTAGGAATGATTATGTATAAAGCAATGCGTTATTTTAATCAGGTTTTCCCAAAATATGATGATTTAAATGAAAGCGTTCAAGAGAATGTTGTGGGAATTCGTGTTGTGAAATCCTTTGTAAGAGAAAAACATGAAAATGAAAAGTTTAAGAAAGCAGCCCAAAGTATCTATAAGATGTTTGTGAAAGCTGAAAGTGTATTGGCATTTAACAATCCTGCCATGATGGTTTCAGTATATAGCTGTATTTTATTATTGTCTTGGCTAGGTGCAAAAAGTGTTGTTGGTGGAACTTTAACAACTGGACAACTCACAAGTTTATTTAGTTATACAATGAATATCTTAATGTCATTAATGATGTTATCAATGGCCTTTGTGATGATTACAATGTCAATTGCTTCAGCAAGACGTATTGCTGAAGTTATTAATGAACAATCTGACTTGGTTTCACCAGATAAAGCGTTAATGGAAGTGAAAGATGGTTCTATTGATTTCAATCTTGTGAACTTCTCATATAAGCATGGTGATGGAGAACCTGTTTTAAGAGATGTAAATTTGCATATTGCTTCTGGTGAAACGATAGGGATTATTGGCGGAACAGGAAGTGCGAAAAGCAGTCTTGTGAATTTAATTAGTCGTCTCTATGATGTGGAAAGTGGAAGTGTTTGTGTTGGTGGACATGATGTCCGTCATTATGATTTAGAAGTTTTAAGAGATGAAGTGGCTGTTGTTTTACAAAACAATGTCTTGTTTAGTGGGACAATTCTTCAAAATTTAAGATGGGGAAATGAAAATGCAACCCTTGAAGAATGTCAAGAAGCTTGTCGCTTGGCTTGTGCCGATGAGTTTGTACAAAGATTTGAAGATAGCTATAACACATATATTGAGCAAGGTGGAACAAATGTTTCTGGTGGACAAAAACAACGTTTATGTATTGCGAGAGCATTATTAAAGAAACCGAAGATTTTAATCTTAGATGATTCTACAAGTGCCGTTGATACAGCGACTGATGCAAGTATCCAGCAATCATTTGAAGAACGTATTCCAGATACAACAAAAATTATTATTTCTCAACGTATCTCTAGTGTTCAAAATGCTGATCGTATTATTGTTTTAAATGATGGAGTTGTAGACGGTTTTGATACACATGAAAAATTATTGAAAACAAACGCTATTTATCAGACAATTCATGAAACACAAACAAAAGGAAAGGAGGAAGCATGA
- a CDS encoding FMN-binding protein: MKILKLALFLAVVAGLSGAALSVVYEMTDPIIQEAKIASEKENLVKIYSSAEFKALETDTSKYPSIQGVYEAEGNGYVYKCSVTGYGGASTPIVYLIALDNDGTYKGYEVIDASGETSGFGSKVAEPDFKNGIVGKNIGDSIDTISGATVSSSAVITGIEEATAHYEDNFK, from the coding sequence ATGAAAATATTAAAATTAGCTCTTTTCCTTGCAGTCGTTGCTGGACTTTCAGGAGCAGCATTATCAGTTGTTTACGAAATGACTGATCCTATTATTCAAGAAGCTAAAATTGCAAGCGAAAAAGAAAATTTAGTTAAAATTTATTCTTCTGCAGAATTTAAAGCGTTAGAAACTGATACATCAAAGTATCCTTCTATTCAAGGTGTTTATGAAGCAGAGGGAAATGGTTATGTATATAAATGTAGTGTGACAGGGTATGGTGGTGCTAGTACACCTATCGTTTATCTTATTGCCTTAGATAATGATGGAACTTATAAAGGTTATGAAGTTATTGATGCGAGTGGTGAAACAAGTGGTTTTGGATCTAAAGTTGCAGAACCAGACTTTAAAAATGGAATTGTAGGAAAGAATATTGGTGATTCTATTGATACAATTTCTGGTGCTACTGTTTCTTCAAGTGCTGTTATTACAGGTATTGAAGAAGCAACTGCTCATTATGAAGACAATTTTAAATAG
- a CDS encoding RnfABCDGE type electron transport complex subunit C, which yields MSILSGKGKVKLNGQKALTKDKPILSIEAPDVVYIPLVLGMATDFDVHVKEGDHVCIGTKIATRKSMYVPIYSSVSGTVKGIEKRMHASKRLQQHIVIENDHKNERVKAYEVKNPDSMSQEEVFNAIKELGIIGLGGSGFPTYIKYSHPQNIETILINGVECEPFLTSDHLAMKRDIKALFDGTQYLMKAAGAKNAIIAIKEHKPDLMELLVEEAKNYSNIEPREVPDRYPMGWERVLVETVFKKEFDKLPAEIGVIVNNSSTAIALSKGIRNGEPITHRVVTFSGNGLKNPQNVEVAIGTPVNYIVEKLGGYIDDDCDGFLVGGGPMMGKSVMNDTFVIYSHNNAITVMKKENIQPLPCLKCGECTLHCPAHLQPVRIMQGEKAGNVELIGKLDVERCVECGMCTYICPSKIEVTDMVAKAKRRYQLAQKRKA from the coding sequence ATGTCGATTTTATCTGGAAAAGGAAAAGTAAAATTAAATGGACAAAAGGCTTTAACAAAAGATAAGCCTATTTTGTCAATTGAAGCACCTGACGTTGTTTATATTCCCCTTGTTTTAGGAATGGCAACTGACTTTGATGTTCATGTCAAAGAGGGAGACCATGTATGTATAGGAACAAAAATTGCAACACGCAAGAGTATGTATGTTCCTATTTATTCATCAGTTTCTGGAACAGTTAAGGGAATTGAAAAGCGTATGCATGCTTCAAAAAGATTACAACAGCATATTGTCATTGAAAATGACCATAAAAATGAGAGAGTGAAAGCGTATGAAGTTAAAAATCCTGATTCTATGAGTCAGGAAGAAGTCTTCAATGCAATTAAGGAATTAGGAATTATTGGGTTAGGTGGGTCTGGATTCCCAACTTATATCAAATATTCTCATCCTCAAAATATTGAAACAATCTTAATTAATGGTGTTGAATGTGAACCATTTTTAACAAGTGATCATCTTGCAATGAAAAGAGATATTAAAGCTTTGTTTGATGGAACACAATATTTAATGAAAGCTGCTGGTGCGAAGAATGCAATTATTGCTATTAAAGAACATAAACCGGACTTAATGGAATTACTAGTTGAAGAAGCAAAGAATTATAGCAATATTGAACCAAGAGAAGTTCCTGATCGTTATCCAATGGGATGGGAAAGAGTTTTGGTTGAAACAGTCTTTAAGAAAGAGTTTGATAAATTACCTGCTGAAATTGGTGTTATAGTCAATAACTCATCAACTGCAATTGCTTTATCTAAAGGAATTAGAAATGGTGAGCCAATTACACATAGAGTTGTGACATTCTCTGGGAATGGACTTAAAAATCCACAAAACGTAGAGGTTGCGATTGGAACACCGGTGAATTATATTGTTGAAAAACTTGGTGGTTATATTGATGATGACTGTGATGGATTCTTAGTTGGTGGTGGACCAATGATGGGAAAATCGGTAATGAATGATACATTCGTTATTTATTCTCATAATAATGCCATCACTGTTATGAAAAAAGAAAACATCCAGCCTTTACCATGTTTAAAATGTGGTGAATGTACTTTACATTGTCCAGCTCATTTACAACCTGTACGTATTATGCAAGGTGAAAAGGCTGGAAATGTAGAATTGATTGGAAAATTAGATGTTGAACGTTGTGTTGAATGTGGTATGTGTACTTACATCTGTCCAAGTAAGATTGAAGTGACAGATATGGTTGCAAAAGCGAAACGTCGTTATCAATTAGCACAAAAAAGAAAAGCGTAG